Proteins from a single region of Haemorhous mexicanus isolate bHaeMex1 chromosome 4, bHaeMex1.pri, whole genome shotgun sequence:
- the LOC132326881 gene encoding uncharacterized protein LOC132326881 has translation MKILFEDGRVKVEVPEEEIAKLFVIKEVEPTPIPEEVEQAVVPWVWETGVPGKSKAAQPVIVELKEGSKPVIIKQYPIKLEAKEGVAPLIAQFLTQGILEECESEYNTPIFPVKKPNGKYRLVQDLRAINNIVKDIHPVVANPYTLLTSVCEKFKWFTVIDLKDAFFCIPLALQSRKYFAFEWESLDTGHKKQLTWTRIPQGFKNSPSIFGNQLAKELEGWQMTEVRDSPSSYVILQYVDDIFPATEEKELCLKLTIALLNMLGQAGYRVSKEKAQLVKESVIYLGCEIIQGQRRLGINRVEAICAIPLPRSHQELRSFLGMVGRCRLWIPNFGLLAKPLYEALKEPQLNWDRLRKNAFQNLKQALKEAPALGLPDLSKDFQLYVNERQKLALGVLTQRIGSWKRPVGYFLKQLDTVSAGWPSCLRVVAATVILIQEARKLTMGKKMEVFVPHMVLAVLEQKGGHWLSSSRMLQYQAILREQDDVELKITNHINPAEFLRSEQEEGELAHDCVEVIEQVYASRMDLKDTPMEDPDWELFTDGSSYVESGTRYAGYAVVTVHTVVEAKALPPGTSAQKAEIIGLIRALILSTGTKVNIWTDSKYAFGVIHVHGALWKERGLLSSQGTSIKYKEEILALLEAVHRPTKVAVMHVRGHLKEEGKIYRGNDLADVTARKVAREVWTQMALIPVKVSPVNPFLNQAPKYTTDDEKLATLLNAQKNTTGWIKPRERLGVSPYEILYGKPYHATVLKGDLHVQGDQVIFNYVMSLNRTLNSLRGALQWNRPLPLENPVHDIQPGDRVYVKNWFMDPLKETWDGPYQVILTTYTAVKVAGIDTWIHYTRVKKTPTQWEAQMVSPTRMIFRAKPHS, from the exons ATGAAAATTCTGTTTGAGGATGGAAGAGTTAAAGTAGAAGTCCCTGAGGAAGAAATAGCCAAATTATTTGTGATTAAAGAAGTAGAACCCACCCCTATCCCTGAGGAGGTGGAACAGGCTGTGGTACCATGGGTATGGGAGACAGGAGTCCCGGGGAAGTCCAAAGCTGCTCAACCAGTAATAGTGGAATTAAAAGAAGGGTCAAAACCTGTAATTATAAAACAGTATCCTATTAAACTTGAAGCCAAAGAAGGGGTCGCTCCTCTCATAGCCCAATTTCTAACACAAGGAATACTGGaagaatgtgaatcagaatACAATACCCCTATTTTCCCCGTAAAGAAGCCTAACGGTAAGTATAGATTGGTACAGGATTTACGGGCAATTAATAACATTGTTAAGGATATTCACCCGGTGGTTGCAAATCCATATACTCTGTTAACATCTGTGtgtgaaaaatttaaatggttCACTGTGATTGATTTGAAGGATGCATTCTTCTGCATTCCCTTGGCATTGCAAAGtaggaaatattttgccttCGAATGGGAAAGCCTAGACACCGGTCATAAGAAGCAACTCACCTGGACAAGAATTCCCCAAGGATTTAAAAACAGTCCCTCGATATTTGGGAATCAGTTGGCAAAAGAATTGGAAGGATGGCAGATGACGGAGGTAAGAGACTCACCGTCCTCATACGTGATTTTGCAGTATGTCGATGATATTTTTCCAGCCACTGAAGAGAAAGAATTGTGTTTGAAACTTACAATAGCATTGTTGAAcatgctgggccaggctggatatcgagtatcaaaggaaaaagcacagcTAGTAAAGGAAAGTGTGATTTACCTGGGTTGTGAAATCATTCAGGGTCAGAGACGGTTGGGAATCAACCGAGTGGAGGCCATTTGCGCCATCCCGCTCCCGAGGAGTCATCAAGAATTAAGATCTTTCCTGGGGATGGTAGGACGGTGTCGATTGTGGATTCCGAATTTCGGGTTACTAGCAAAACCATTGTATGAGGCCCTGAAGGAACCACAGCTGAACTGGGACAGGTTAAGGAAGAATGCCTTTCAGAATTTAAAGCAAGCCCTGAAGGAGGCCCCGGCTTTAGGGCTCCCGGATCTAAGCAAGGACTTTCAGTTGTACGtgaatgaaagacaaaaattggCTCTGGGAGTGTTAACCCAACGGATCGGGTCATGGAAACGCCCGGTGGGATACTTCTTGAAGCAGCTGGACACAGTTAGTGCTGGTTGGCCGTCGTGCTTGCGGGTGGTTGCGGCCACGGTGATCCTCATTCAAGAAGCCAGAAAATTGACAATGGGCAAGAAAATGGAGGTATTTGTGCCCCATATGGTACTGGCTGTTTTGGAACAAAAGGGGGGTCACTGGTTATCATCTAGCCGAATGCTGCAGTACCAAGCCATATTGAGAGAGCAGGATGATGTAGAATTGAAAATAACTAATCATATCAATCCAGCAGAATTTCTCCGCAGTGAACAGGAGGAAGGGGAATTGGCACATGATTGTGTGGAGGTAATCGAGCAGGTATACGCGAGTCGGATGGATCTTAAGGACACACCAATGGAAGATCCAGATTGGGAACTGTTTACGGACGGATCAAGCTATGTGGAAAGTGGTACCAGGTATGCAGGGTATGCCGTGGTGACTGTTCATACGGTGGTAGAGGCAAAAGCCTTACCTCCTGGCACCTCAGCTCAGAAGGCAGAGATAATTGGGCTTATACGAGCCCTTATTCTGAGTACTGGAACGAAGGTTAACATTTGGACCGATTCTAAATATGCCTTCGGGGTAATCCATGTACATGGGGCATTGTGGAAGGAGAGGGGACTACTCAGTTCACAGGGAACTTCTATCAAATACAAAGAAGAAATCTTAGCCTTGCTGGAAGCAGTACACAGGCCGACAAAAGTTGCGGTGATGCACGTAAGAGGACATctgaaggaggaaggaaaaatttatCGTGGAAATGATTTGGCAGATGTGACAGCTCGAAAGGTGGCACGAGAGGTATGGACTCAGATGGCATTAATACCTGTCAAGGTAAGCCCAGTGAATCCCTTCCTAAACCAGGCACCTAAATACACAACAGACGATGAGAAGCTGGCAACGTTATTGAATGCACAAAAGAACACGACTGGATG GATAAAGCCCAGAGAGAGGTTGGGAGTAAGTCCTTATGAGATTCTATATGGGAAACCTTATCATGCTACTGTACTGAAGGGAGATTTGCATGTACAAGGGGATCAAGTGATATTTAACTATGTAATGTCACTAAACAGAACTCTCAACAGCCTACGGGGAGCCCTGCAGTGGAACCGACCTCTACCACTGGAGAATCCCGTCCATGACATCCAGCCTGGTGACCGAGTGTATGTGAAAAACTGGTTTATGGATCCACTGAAAGAAACATGGGACGGTCCTTACCAGGTGATCCTGACGACATACACAGCAGTAAAGGTGGCGGGAATCGACACCTGGATCCACTACACTCGAGTCAAGAAAACTCCAACACAATGGGAGGCTCAGATGGTCTCCCCGACGCGAATGATATTTCGCGCAAAGCCGCATTCTTAA